One Mangifera indica cultivar Alphonso chromosome 4, CATAS_Mindica_2.1, whole genome shotgun sequence genomic region harbors:
- the LOC123213420 gene encoding formin-like protein 4 — MAAKLLPWFLLLHIFVYVIPFSSSQPQNIETSFPIDIPAPTAAPNSPTNPLILSPPQESPQLQPPPPLPPPPESNSSSNQKTVVKAVAATAASTIVVSAVFFFVLQKYFIARRRRDKVVNVSPPGNSPQGGRLAALPPNEFTKFDGNVRGLIVDENGLDVLYWRKLEEGDNNQLRSFEKEVLQGPPSSSDGGKLDETMMNKPDEIQEVPLLSLRGSSSSSSYNSIRPEENYQDPVMASEEPPASVSFKTIGEKEPPVQPSTPPPPSAPPLPSQNNNRPSPPPPPPGTKNPGPPLPPPPGKKNPGPPLPPPPGKKNPGPPLPPPPGKKNPSPPPPPPQAGGLRTSLNPSTEGKVRDSSAAGNGQVKLKPLHWDKLNKNAEKSMVWDKIDNGSFRFDGDLMEALFGYVATDRKSPPRTNDSRNPKSPNSQTIILDARKSQNTAIVLKSMALSQKELINALKEGKGLNTETLEKLDRIAPTKEEQSEIIKFEGDPTRLADGEAFHFHILKAIPSAYTRLHAMLFRSNYDTEILHLKESIQTLELGCRELRNRGLFMKLLEAILKAGNRMNAGTSRGNAQAFNLTALRKLSDVKSTDGKTTLLHFVVEEVVRAEGRRCVNTNNSLSRGSSRSSINSDYSTPKEDKEKEYITLGLPVVGGLSAEFSNVIKAATIDYETFSSTCSSLSARATENRELVSECSADGREGFVKEMKGFLEAAEIELKVVREEQTRVMQLVGKTAEYYQTEAAKKEGAHHLQLFVIIKDFLGMVDQVCVEIARNLQRRRALASGIGSPPGLRTVRFPKLSEHFLTDKSRSNSVESDSDSD; from the exons ATGGCTGCCAAGCTTCTTCCatggtttcttcttcttcatatatTCGTTTACGTTATTCCTTTCTCTTCTTCCCAGCCTCAGAATATTGAAACTTCCTTTCCAATTGACATTCCAGCGCCTACAGCAGCACCCAATTCACCAACAAATCCACTAATTCTATCGCCTCCACAAGAATCACCACAATTACAACCCCCGCCCCCGCTGCCCCCGCCGCCAGAGTCAAATTCATCGTCCAATCAGAAAACCGTTGTAAAGGCAGTAGCTGCCACTGCAGCCAGCACTATTGTTGTTTCTgctgtttttttctttgtacTGCAGAAGTATTTTATTGCACGGCGTCGAAGAGACAAGGTTGTTAATGTTTCCCCGCCTGGAAATAGTCCCCAGGGCGGCCGGCTTGCCGCTTTGCCTCCAAACGAGTTCACAAAATTCGACGGAAATGTCAGAGGGTTGATTGTGGATGAAAATGGGTTGGATGTGCTTTACTGGAGAAAGCTTGAAGAGGGTGACAATAATCAGCTCAGGAGTTTTGAGAAAGAAGTTCTACAGGGTCCTCCGAGTAGTAGTGACGGAGGTAAATTAGATGAAACTATGATGAATAAGCCTGACGAAATACAAGAAGTTCCTCTACTTAGTCTTAGAGGaagttcttcatcatcttcctACAATTCGATTAGACCTGAAGAGAATTATCAAGATCCAGTTATGGCTTCTGAGGAGCCCCCAGCATCAGTTTCCTTCAAGACTATTGGTGAAAAAGAACCACCTGTTCAACCGTCTACTCCTCCTCCTCCCTCGGCGCCACCGCTGCCAAGTCAAAACAACAACAGACCTTCGCCTCCTCCGCCACCTCCAGGAACGAAAAATCCTGGTCCGCCTCTTCCGCCACCGCCAGGAAAGAAAAATCCCGGTCCGCCTCTTCCACCACCTCCAGGAAAGAAAAATCCCGGTCCGCCTCTTCCACCACCTCCAGGAAAGAAAAATCCTAGTCCACCTCCTCCACCGCCACAGGCTGGTGGTTTGAGAACATCCTTAAATCCATCGACTGAGGGTAAAGTAAGAGATTCTTCTGCAGCTGGAAATGGTCAAGTAAAATTGAAGCCGTTGCATTGGGATAAGCTGAACAAAAACGCTGAAAAATCAATGGTGTGGGACAAAATTGATAATGGTTCTTTCAG GTTTGATGGTGATTTGATGGAAGCACTCTTCGGATATGTTGCAACTGATCGAAAATCGCCTCCAAGAACCAATGACTCAAGGAACCCAAAAAGTCCGAACTCACAGACTATAATCCTTGATGCCCGAAAGTCTCAGAATACTGCAATTGTGCTCAAATCAATGGCACTTTCACAGAAAGAACTAATCAATGCTCTTAAGGAAGGCAAAGGCCTAAATACAGAAACTCTTGAAAAACTTGACAGGATTGCCCCAACTAAAGAGGAACAATctgaaattatcaaatttgaagGTGATCCCACAAGGCTAGCTGATGGTGAAGCCTTCCATTTCCACATTCTGAAAGCCATTCCCTCAGCATACACTCGTCTTCATGCCATGTTATTTAGATCGAACTATGACACAGAGATTCTCCATCTCAAGGAGTCTATACAAACGCTTGAGTTGGGATGTAGAGAGCTTCGAAATCGAGGACTCTTTATGAAGCTTTTGGAGGCAATACTCAAGGCTGGAAACAGAATGAATGCAGGCACTTCCCGAGGCAATGCGCAGGCTTTCAACCTGACAGCTCTTAGGAAACTCTCTGACGTTAAATCCACTGATGGTAAAACCACTCTGCTTCACTTTGTGGTTGAAGAAGTGGTTCGTGCAGAGGGAAGACGTTGTGTTAATACCAATAATAGCTTAAGTCGCGGCAGCAGCCGGAGTAGCATAAATTCCGATTATTCAACACCTAAAGAGGATAAAGAAAAGGAATATATAACGCTAGGATTACCAGTAGTAGGAGGCCTCAGTGCCGAGTTCTCTAATGTTATAAAAGCAGCCACAATTGATTATGAAACTTTTTCTTCAACCTGCTCTTCTCTCTCAGCCCGAGCAACAGAAAATCGGGAGCTTGTATCCGAATGCTCTGCTGATGGAAGAGAAGGATTTGTTAAGGAAATGAAAGGATTTCTTGAAGCAGCCGAAATAGAGCTGAAGGTGGTGAGAGAAGAGCAAACAAGGGTAATGCAACTTGTAGGGAAAACTGCAGAATATTATCAAACAGAAGCTGCAAAGAAAGAAGGAGCACATCACCTGCAACTGTTTGTCATAATTAAAGATTTTCTGGGGATGGTTGATCAAGTTTGCGTGGAAATTGCTAGAAATTTGCAGAGGAGGAGAGCTTTGGCGTCAGGCATTGGATCGCCACCAGGGTTGAGAACTGTAAGGTTTCCAAAATTGTCGGAACATTTCTTGACGGATAAGTCCAGGAGCAATTCTGTTGAATCAGATTCTGATTCTGATTAA
- the LOC123213059 gene encoding protein WVD2-like 7 isoform X3, producing MGESIVDASNHEHEMGGTAPSNPVLEVSVSFGRFANDSLSWEKWSSFSPNKYLEEVERCATPGSVAQKAAYFEAHYKKIAARKAELLDQEKQMEKDFSRSNDQTRGDLIADDFNTKSESYLSECQTSVNVVNRETSLDNEVCGTLVNESNSDAAITIGFPSSSIKGMKEEAKNKLEDPPSDKSEEVVHVMVKEVKNTSMGVQGLKALQQKEMENASTEKEENVKSDPSKESHTMTLVNNEKNITRTKKKPAFAVSKASSLAKSSPIAKASPIAKASPITKASLVSKASSIAKASPITKASPIIKESPVTKASLGSKASPVIKASIVSKASPVVKASQISSAKVLKPTFASPLVSSSQYSARIRNSSSSSMSKNPSGGESKKLAPKSLHMSLSLGPSYHNPASVAMTRKSLIMESMGDKEIVKRAFKTFQNRYNQLKSAGEDQSPALKQVPAKGTELRVSDFMTPRKENGGLFKAGDVEKKHGKAAAPSSFPMKSDDRAEKRGEFSKKRERKKSYAREADRTHLHTKSEEDSKNEIHW from the exons ATGGGTGAATCAATAGTGGATGCTTCAAATCATGAGCATGAG ATGGGAGGGACAGCTCCCTCAAATCCTGTGCTGGAAGTGTCGGTTTCATTTGGCAGATTTGCGAATGATTCACTGTCATGGGAGAAATGGTCATCGTTTTCACCCAATAAGTACTTGGAAGAAGTTGAGAGGTGTGCAACGCCTGGATCAGTGGCTCAGAAAGCAGCTTATTTTGAAGCTCATTACAAGAAGATTGCTGCTAGAAAGGCCGAGCTACTGGATCAGGAGAAGCAAATGGAAAAAGATTTCTCCAGGTCAAATGATCAAACTCGTGGAGATCTGATTGCTGATGATTTCAATACTAAGTCAGAATCTTATTTATCTGAGTGCCAGACTTCTGTTAATGTTGTTAACCGTGAAACTAGCTTGGATAATGAAGTGTGTGGAACCCTTGTTAATGAGTCAAATAGTGATGCTGCAATTACAATAGGGTTTCCTAGTTCGTCAATTAAGGGAATGAAAGAGGAAGCCAAAAACAAATTGGAAGATCCTCCGTCAGACAAATCAGAAGAAGTTGTTCATGTTATGGTGAAAGAAGTGAAAAATACTTCCATGGGAGTGCAAGGTTTAAAGGCGTTGCAGCAAAAAGAGATGGAAAACGCTTCaactgaaaaagaagaaaatgtgaaGTCGGATCCTTCAAAGGAATCCCATACg ATGACTCTGGTGAATAATGAGAAAAACATTACACGGACAAAGAAGAAACCAGCATTTGCAGTATCCAAAGCATCATCTCTAGCGAAGTCATCGCCTATAGCTAAGGCATCACCGATTGCTAAGGCATCACCTATAACCAAGGCATCACTGGTATCCAAGGCGTCATCTATAGCTAAGGCATCGCCCATAACAAAGGCGTCGCCCATAATTAAGGAGTCACCTGTTACTAAGGCATCGCTTGGCAGTAAGGCATCACCTGTCATCAAGGCATCGATTGTAAGTAAGGCATCCCCTGTAGTCAAGGCATCACAAATTTCTTCTGCAAAAGTGTTGAAGCCAACATTCGCTTCTCCCCTAGTTTCTTCTTCACAGTATTCAGCAAGAATACGAAACAGTTCATCTTCATCGATGTCAAAGAATCCTTCTGGAGGAGAAAGCAAGAAATTAGCTCCTAAGTCCTTGCACATGTCGCTTAGTTTGGGTCCATCGTACCACAATCCAGCTTCTGTTGCCATGACTAGAAAATCTTTGATTATGGAGAGTATGGGTGATAAAGAAATTGTTAAACGTGCATTCAAGACATTTCAGAACAGatacaatcaattaaaatcTGCCGGTGAAGATCAGTCTCCGGCACTGAAGCAG GTGCCTGCAAAGGGGACAGAGCTGAGAGTTTCGGATTTCATGACTCCACGAAAAGAGAATGGAGG GTTATTCAAAGCAGGTGATGTGGAGAAAAAACATGGTAAGGCTGCTGCTCCTTCTTCTTTCCCCATGAAAAGTGATGACCGTGCTGAGAAGAGAGGAGAG tttTCCAAGAAACGGGAGAGAAAAAAATCCTATGCTAGAGAGGCAGACAGAACTCACCTTCACACAAAATCAGag GAGGATTCCAAGAATGAAATCCATTGGTAA
- the LOC123213059 gene encoding protein WVD2-like 7 isoform X2 has protein sequence MGESIVDASNHEHEMGGTAPSNPVLEVSVSFGRFANDSLSWEKWSSFSPNKYLEEVERCATPGSVAQKAAYFEAHYKKIAARKAELLDQEKQMEKDFSRSNDQTRGDLIADDFNTKSESYLSECQTSVNVVNRETSLDNEVCGTLVNESNSDAAITIGFPSSSIKGMKEEAKNKLEDPPSDKSEEVVHVMVKEVKNTSMGVQGLKALQQKEMENASTEKEENVKSDPSKESHTMTLVNNEKNITRTKKKPAFAVSKASSLAKSSPIAKASPIAKASPITKASLVSKASSIAKASPITKASPIIKESPVTKASLGSKASPVIKASIVSKASPVVKASQISSAKVLKPTFASPLVSSSQYSARIRNSSSSSMSKNPSGGESKKLAPKSLHMSLSLGPSYHNPASVAMTRKSLIMESMGDKEIVKRAFKTFQNRYNQLKSAGEDQSPALKQVPAKGTELRVSDFMTPRKENGGLFKAGDVEKKHGKAAAPSSFPMKSDDRAEKRGEFSKKRERKKSYAREADRTHLHTKSEENKGAEIKTVRQSPNFKAPKMPGGFQE, from the exons ATGGGTGAATCAATAGTGGATGCTTCAAATCATGAGCATGAG ATGGGAGGGACAGCTCCCTCAAATCCTGTGCTGGAAGTGTCGGTTTCATTTGGCAGATTTGCGAATGATTCACTGTCATGGGAGAAATGGTCATCGTTTTCACCCAATAAGTACTTGGAAGAAGTTGAGAGGTGTGCAACGCCTGGATCAGTGGCTCAGAAAGCAGCTTATTTTGAAGCTCATTACAAGAAGATTGCTGCTAGAAAGGCCGAGCTACTGGATCAGGAGAAGCAAATGGAAAAAGATTTCTCCAGGTCAAATGATCAAACTCGTGGAGATCTGATTGCTGATGATTTCAATACTAAGTCAGAATCTTATTTATCTGAGTGCCAGACTTCTGTTAATGTTGTTAACCGTGAAACTAGCTTGGATAATGAAGTGTGTGGAACCCTTGTTAATGAGTCAAATAGTGATGCTGCAATTACAATAGGGTTTCCTAGTTCGTCAATTAAGGGAATGAAAGAGGAAGCCAAAAACAAATTGGAAGATCCTCCGTCAGACAAATCAGAAGAAGTTGTTCATGTTATGGTGAAAGAAGTGAAAAATACTTCCATGGGAGTGCAAGGTTTAAAGGCGTTGCAGCAAAAAGAGATGGAAAACGCTTCaactgaaaaagaagaaaatgtgaaGTCGGATCCTTCAAAGGAATCCCATACg ATGACTCTGGTGAATAATGAGAAAAACATTACACGGACAAAGAAGAAACCAGCATTTGCAGTATCCAAAGCATCATCTCTAGCGAAGTCATCGCCTATAGCTAAGGCATCACCGATTGCTAAGGCATCACCTATAACCAAGGCATCACTGGTATCCAAGGCGTCATCTATAGCTAAGGCATCGCCCATAACAAAGGCGTCGCCCATAATTAAGGAGTCACCTGTTACTAAGGCATCGCTTGGCAGTAAGGCATCACCTGTCATCAAGGCATCGATTGTAAGTAAGGCATCCCCTGTAGTCAAGGCATCACAAATTTCTTCTGCAAAAGTGTTGAAGCCAACATTCGCTTCTCCCCTAGTTTCTTCTTCACAGTATTCAGCAAGAATACGAAACAGTTCATCTTCATCGATGTCAAAGAATCCTTCTGGAGGAGAAAGCAAGAAATTAGCTCCTAAGTCCTTGCACATGTCGCTTAGTTTGGGTCCATCGTACCACAATCCAGCTTCTGTTGCCATGACTAGAAAATCTTTGATTATGGAGAGTATGGGTGATAAAGAAATTGTTAAACGTGCATTCAAGACATTTCAGAACAGatacaatcaattaaaatcTGCCGGTGAAGATCAGTCTCCGGCACTGAAGCAG GTGCCTGCAAAGGGGACAGAGCTGAGAGTTTCGGATTTCATGACTCCACGAAAAGAGAATGGAGG GTTATTCAAAGCAGGTGATGTGGAGAAAAAACATGGTAAGGCTGCTGCTCCTTCTTCTTTCCCCATGAAAAGTGATGACCGTGCTGAGAAGAGAGGAGAG tttTCCAAGAAACGGGAGAGAAAAAAATCCTATGCTAGAGAGGCAGACAGAACTCACCTTCACACAAAATCAGag GAGAACAAGGGAGCTGAGATAAAGACAGTAAGACAGAGTCCTAATTTCAAAGCCCCAAAAATGC CAGGAGGATTCCAAGAATGA
- the LOC123213059 gene encoding protein WVD2-like 7 isoform X1 — translation MGESIVDASNHEHEMGGTAPSNPVLEVSVSFGRFANDSLSWEKWSSFSPNKYLEEVERCATPGSVAQKAAYFEAHYKKIAARKAELLDQEKQMEKDFSRSNDQTRGDLIADDFNTKSESYLSECQTSVNVVNRETSLDNEVCGTLVNESNSDAAITIGFPSSSIKGMKEEAKNKLEDPPSDKSEEVVHVMVKEVKNTSMGVQGLKALQQKEMENASTEKEENVKSDPSKESHTMTLVNNEKNITRTKKKPAFAVSKASSLAKSSPIAKASPIAKASPITKASLVSKASSIAKASPITKASPIIKESPVTKASLGSKASPVIKASIVSKASPVVKASQISSAKVLKPTFASPLVSSSQYSARIRNSSSSSMSKNPSGGESKKLAPKSLHMSLSLGPSYHNPASVAMTRKSLIMESMGDKEIVKRAFKTFQNRYNQLKSAGEDQSPALKQVPAKGTELRVSDFMTPRKENGGLFKAGDVEKKHGKAAAPSSFPMKSDDRAEKRGEFSKKRERKKSYAREADRTHLHTKSEENKGAEIKTVRQSPNFKAPKMPAIITNKE, via the exons ATGGGTGAATCAATAGTGGATGCTTCAAATCATGAGCATGAG ATGGGAGGGACAGCTCCCTCAAATCCTGTGCTGGAAGTGTCGGTTTCATTTGGCAGATTTGCGAATGATTCACTGTCATGGGAGAAATGGTCATCGTTTTCACCCAATAAGTACTTGGAAGAAGTTGAGAGGTGTGCAACGCCTGGATCAGTGGCTCAGAAAGCAGCTTATTTTGAAGCTCATTACAAGAAGATTGCTGCTAGAAAGGCCGAGCTACTGGATCAGGAGAAGCAAATGGAAAAAGATTTCTCCAGGTCAAATGATCAAACTCGTGGAGATCTGATTGCTGATGATTTCAATACTAAGTCAGAATCTTATTTATCTGAGTGCCAGACTTCTGTTAATGTTGTTAACCGTGAAACTAGCTTGGATAATGAAGTGTGTGGAACCCTTGTTAATGAGTCAAATAGTGATGCTGCAATTACAATAGGGTTTCCTAGTTCGTCAATTAAGGGAATGAAAGAGGAAGCCAAAAACAAATTGGAAGATCCTCCGTCAGACAAATCAGAAGAAGTTGTTCATGTTATGGTGAAAGAAGTGAAAAATACTTCCATGGGAGTGCAAGGTTTAAAGGCGTTGCAGCAAAAAGAGATGGAAAACGCTTCaactgaaaaagaagaaaatgtgaaGTCGGATCCTTCAAAGGAATCCCATACg ATGACTCTGGTGAATAATGAGAAAAACATTACACGGACAAAGAAGAAACCAGCATTTGCAGTATCCAAAGCATCATCTCTAGCGAAGTCATCGCCTATAGCTAAGGCATCACCGATTGCTAAGGCATCACCTATAACCAAGGCATCACTGGTATCCAAGGCGTCATCTATAGCTAAGGCATCGCCCATAACAAAGGCGTCGCCCATAATTAAGGAGTCACCTGTTACTAAGGCATCGCTTGGCAGTAAGGCATCACCTGTCATCAAGGCATCGATTGTAAGTAAGGCATCCCCTGTAGTCAAGGCATCACAAATTTCTTCTGCAAAAGTGTTGAAGCCAACATTCGCTTCTCCCCTAGTTTCTTCTTCACAGTATTCAGCAAGAATACGAAACAGTTCATCTTCATCGATGTCAAAGAATCCTTCTGGAGGAGAAAGCAAGAAATTAGCTCCTAAGTCCTTGCACATGTCGCTTAGTTTGGGTCCATCGTACCACAATCCAGCTTCTGTTGCCATGACTAGAAAATCTTTGATTATGGAGAGTATGGGTGATAAAGAAATTGTTAAACGTGCATTCAAGACATTTCAGAACAGatacaatcaattaaaatcTGCCGGTGAAGATCAGTCTCCGGCACTGAAGCAG GTGCCTGCAAAGGGGACAGAGCTGAGAGTTTCGGATTTCATGACTCCACGAAAAGAGAATGGAGG GTTATTCAAAGCAGGTGATGTGGAGAAAAAACATGGTAAGGCTGCTGCTCCTTCTTCTTTCCCCATGAAAAGTGATGACCGTGCTGAGAAGAGAGGAGAG tttTCCAAGAAACGGGAGAGAAAAAAATCCTATGCTAGAGAGGCAGACAGAACTCACCTTCACACAAAATCAGag GAGAACAAGGGAGCTGAGATAAAGACAGTAAGACAGAGTCCTAATTTCAAAGCCCCAAAAATGCCAGCTATCATCACAAACAAAGAATAA